A window of Gammaproteobacteria bacterium contains these coding sequences:
- a CDS encoding scaffolding protein has product MAITIEGTPNPNALKFSVGRDVGGPKTFVAGHTADDPMAESLLSLPGVTSVFMTADFVTLTKAPDADWASLAEQAQQILERYFGA; this is encoded by the coding sequence ATGGCTATCACTATCGAAGGAACCCCGAATCCCAACGCTCTCAAGTTCAGCGTCGGACGCGATGTCGGAGGACCGAAGACGTTTGTTGCCGGGCACACAGCCGATGACCCCATGGCAGAGAGCCTTCTCTCGCTCCCAGGCGTGACGAGTGTGTTCATGACCGCCGATTTCGTGACACTGACCAAGGCTCCTGATGCGGACTGGGCCTCGCTCGCCGAGCAGGCACAGCAGATCCTAGAGAGGTATTTCGGCGCGTAG
- a CDS encoding YbaK/EbsC family protein, with the protein MSLPTASLRLIRWAAGERLDLAVREFPKGTKTAADAANAVGCDVAAIVKSLVFVVDNEPVVALVPGDRRLDPEKLAEAAGGSGSRRASLDEVRAATGYAAGGTPPFGHGCRVFADPELTRHDPVWAAAGTPTTVFAISIAELIRAADATWAPISR; encoded by the coding sequence GTGAGTCTTCCCACTGCGTCGCTGCGTCTCATTCGCTGGGCTGCCGGTGAGAGGCTCGACCTCGCTGTTCGTGAGTTTCCCAAAGGCACCAAGACAGCCGCCGACGCTGCGAACGCGGTCGGCTGCGACGTCGCCGCCATCGTGAAGTCACTCGTTTTCGTGGTCGATAATGAGCCCGTGGTGGCGCTGGTCCCCGGCGACCGGCGGCTCGACCCCGAGAAGTTGGCAGAAGCGGCCGGCGGGAGCGGAAGCCGCCGGGCATCGCTCGACGAGGTCCGGGCTGCCACCGGCTACGCGGCCGGCGGGACCCCGCCATTCGGCCACGGTTGCAGGGTCTTTGCCGACCCGGAACTGACCCGGCATGACCCCGTGTGGGCGGCTGCAGGGACGCCGACCACGGTGTTTGCGATCTCGATCGCCGAGTTGATCAGGGCGGCGGATGCCACCTGGGCTCCCATCAGCCGCTGA